GAAGCCATGGGACCCTCTCGGAGGTTAACCGCAGATTACTTGCCTAGATCGTCGCCTTTTCGAGGCGGATGAACCGCCCGCCGATAAGCCACTCCGCTACCAGGATGTTGCCGTTCTTGTCCACCGCAATCCCGTGGGGACTGTTGAACTTGCCCGGCTGCAGCAGCCTGGACCGGACTGGGTGGCCGTGCTCGTCCTTGTTGTTCGGCCAGCCATCGGCCGTCGCCACGGACTCATTCGCGCCGATGTAGCAAACGAAGTTGTCATTGATATCCACGAGCGTGATCCGCGCCTTCAGCTCGGCGATGACCATCGTCTGGCCGTGGGTCACGATGCCGCTGGGGCTGGTCATGAACTCCTTGCCGAACACGCGGCGGAACTTGCCGTCAAGCCCGTAGACCTGCACGCGGCCGTTCGAGCGGTCCGCGATGTACAGCTCCGGGTACCCCTTGCGACGGTCGATGCAGATGGAGTGAGGCGTGTTGAACTTTCCTGCCGAGCCCTCTTCACCCGTGATCGTGCTCAGATACTTGCCGTCCTTGCTGAATCGGTGGACCATGCTCTGGCCGTAGCCGTCCGCGACCCACACATCGCCGTTCCCACCGAGCCGCTCCTCGTTCACGGCCACCCAGGTGGGCATGTAGTTGCCCTTCTCATACGCCGGAAGAGGCGGTGTCGGCAGCTTCAGCAGCGATTGGCCGTCGAGAGTGGTCTTCACCGCCTGCCCGATCACCTGCGCCTGCACGGCCGGGTACTCGTAGCCAGACTTGGACATGCGCTTGCGGCCATTGTCCGCAATCCACAGCGCCTCCGCATCGCCCTCCTTCACGATCGTCATGCCGTGCGCATCGGCGAACCACCCTTGCCAGGAGCTCTTGAACACGCCGTTGCGGTCGAACCGCATCACGTTGCCGTCTTCCTGGTGGTAGGTAATAATGTCGCTCGTTTCGGATACGACGATGCCGTGGTGCGACCACCCCTTGCGTGCGCTCTCGGAGTCCGGCTGCTGCAGGAAGTTCTCCACCCATTCGTAGGTATGCTTTCCGGCGCCCACGCGAGGGTAGGGGCCGTGCTTGATGGCGTTGAGCACCTCGGCGACATGCCCGTCCGGCGTCACAATCGGCCATACCTTCTGCACCTTGCCGCCCTCGTCGATAAGGTACGTGATGCGCCGGATGCCCTGGCTGACCGCGCCCGTGTTCGCGTTCACCTTGTCGCCCCACACGCCGTACGCGTTGATGATCGACTTGTCGGTATCCGCCAGCAGCGGGAAGTTGAGGTTGAACTTCTGCGTGAACTTCTGGTGCGAGTCAACGTCGTCGGCGCTCACGCCCAGCACCACCGCGCCCGCGCGGCGAAGCTCGGCATCGGAGTCCCGGAAGCTGCACGCCTCCTTGGTGCACCCTGAGGTGTCGTCCTTGGGATAGAAGTACAGCACAACCTTCTTTCCCTTGAACTCGGACAGGGCAACCTTCTTGCCGTCGGTCTGGAGTACGGAAAAGTCAGGGGCCTTCGCGCCAACGTTGGGCATAGCCATCAGTTCAGCTCCTTTCAGAAGGGCAATCTGGGTAAATGTACAGGAAAGGGGCGGAGTGAGGGAAGAGGGGCCGGATTAACCCGCATAGGGCACTGGGATACGGTGACGAATCTCATCGCAGAGGGCGCAAAGGACGCAAAGATAAGACATGGGGAAGGTTAGGTTTGTGATGGGAATGGGTTGGGCGTGTCTTGGGAGGGCAGAGGGCGAAGCCCTTGCTGGGGTTCGGGGCGAAGCCCTGAGGTTGTACTTTTCCCCCTTTCAGACTGTAGCGATTGAAGGGGGTCCGGGGGATGTCCGAGGAGCAGCCCATATGCGAGTGTCGAAAGAAGAGCAACGGTTATTAAATAATGAAGCCGAATGGGCGGTTTATGCGTAGTATATGTATCTTACGTGTTGGGAAGTGCGGAGCTTGTCCGATGGCAGGCGTCTATGAAAGTACGGCGCCGCGTTCTGCTGGTCCTGTGCTCAATGCTTATGGCGCTGGTGGGGACGGCGTGCCCTCCGGAGGAGGGGGAACTGGAGGTGGGCGTCAAGTTCGACAAGCGGCCGAATGTCAATGAGCCGGTGGAGGTGACGGTCTCGGTCAAGGCGGTCGAGTCGACCTGGTGGCACGCGGCCGTCGTGGAAATAGCGTTGCCGCCGGGGGCGGTGTATATCCGGGGCCTGACGAGCAGCAGGTTCGAGGCGCTTGAGGAGGGTAACGTCCACGAGTTCACTGCGCCGGTTGTGTTCCCGAAGGAGGGGATGTGGCGGGTGGACGCCTACGCGGGCCAGGTGTGGCGCCCGGAGGGCTATCCGGTCCCGACTTTCCAGGGGTCGGGGTCTGTGCTCACGGCCGGGAGCGACGAGGCGAAGGTGCCTACATACCGGCCCTACCTGTCGCCGGGATCGGAGATGAACTTGGTGAACGAGAAGGAGACGCCCAGGCTTATCGTCATACAGAGCTTGGCCGACTTCGGGGAGATGGAGAGGGCGGGCATGTTGCGCAACGTCTCCCTGGCCAACTGGGACATGCGGCGGCACAAACTCTTTTCCAGGGCGGGCACCTTTTTGACGGACGAGATACGAAATGAGCGCATCTACCTGATGCTGGTGGACGCCAAGCGGCCGACGACTGGGTACCGGTACTCGCTCGATACGTGGACGCTGGACGGCGGGGAGTTGGGCAACCTTGCGTTAAACATTTCCACCGGCGAGCCAAGGCCGGAGTGGCAGGTGCAGGACAGGGCGGTATCGGCGTACCAGATGGTGCCGCTGCTGATCAGGGACTTCGACCTGGACGGCGTGCTGCACATTGGGGTGAACATCAATGGGAAGGAGGCTGGGTCCGTGGCGCTGGCCCACGACGGGCTCCAGGGGATTACGCTGGCGTCTTCGCGGGCTTTGCCGGGGTTCGAGGAGAACTTTCCCCAGCCGTTGGTGTTCGGGCAGAACCCGCTTGTTCCTTCGCCGACGCCCGCGCCGACCGCGACGAGCGTCCCGGGCTTTTCGCGTGAGCCGACGGAGATCAGCCTCAGCGACGCGGCTGACTTCACGCTCAGCGGAGGGCCGGGGGAGACGGTCTCGGGCAAGAGCATCGCCGTAGGGGACGTCAACGGAGACGGCGTGGGCGACCTAATAGTCGGCGCACCGTCCACGAGCTTCGACGGTAGAGCGAGGGCTGGGGCGGTGCACGTGCTTTTTGGGCCGGTCGAGGCGGGCGGCGTTATTGCGGAACGGTCGGACATAACGATCCGGGGGCGGGCTCAAGCGACCAACTCGGGGCCATTGTAGCAATTGCCGATATCGACGAAGACGGCGCGGACGACCTGATCGTGAGCGCGCCGTGGGCCTTCGTGCCCTATCACAAACCTGACGACACGGCGTTCAAGGAATTCATGCAACGGAAGGCGACGCCGAGCGGCGAGGTGTACGTGTTCTATGGACCGCTGACCGCCGGTATTTACGACATGGCTGACGGCTCCTCGGCAGGGACTACGTTCACGGGACGCCTTGCAGGCGATCACCACTACGGCATCGCCGCCGGTGACCTGGACGCGGACGGGTCGGTTGACATGGCCTTCGGCGTTCTTGGGATCACCGGAGACTGGGAAGAGAGCAGGACGGTCGTCAGGTTCGGCCCTCTTGCGGACGGGACGCACGACATTTCCGGCGCGACTGGAGATTCGGCGACGATTGTGTGGTCGGACGGCGCGGGATGGTCCGGCTACGGACTGGCGATCGGAGATATGAACGGGGACGTTTACGAAGACCTGGTGACGGCAGCGTCGCAAGGGGGGCCGGTGGCTACTATCGGGCGGGGCTCGTCTACGTGGTCCCCGGGCCTATCGGCGCGGGCGAGCCGGCCCTTTCTGAGGCTGCGACGACAACTGTCGCCGGAGCGTCGTGGCTGGACCAGGCCGGTCTGGCGGTGGCGATTGGGGACTACAACCGGGACGAGCTCAAGGACCTCGTTATTCTGTCGGGCGAAGGGGCCTACGTGCTTAACGGCCCTCTGAAGGCCGGCCGGTACAGTCTCCGGAAGTACTCGGATGTGGTATACCTCGGACTGCCGAAGAGCACCCGCGGCAGCGGCGGCGCCATGGGAGACATAAACGACGACGGCATCAGCGACCTCATCGTGGGCTCGCCTGTAGATACGGTGAACGGGAGCGTGAGCGCGGGGAGAGTGTATGTAATATTAGGCGAATAGTGAATTTGGAATCGCGAATCGTGAATTGGGGAGGGGCGGAGCCTGTCAGGGAGACTGTGAGTATGAGTTTGTCGCAACGCGTTCTGCTGGTTGTGTTGCTGGCGCTGATGGCGCTGGGATGGGCGGCGTGCGGGCGGATGGGCATAGGTGAGGAGGGGGACGGGTTGCGGCTGGAGCTGAGCGGTAGTCCAGACGTGAACGAGCCGTTCGAGGCGACGGTCTCATACAGGGCGACGGAGAGCATCGAGGGGCCGGTGGATGTGTGACTGGCGGTGCCCAGCAACGGCGCATTCATAAAGGGAGACATCAGGTGGCGCGGCGACAGGGTCCATGCCAGCCAGAAGGTTGAGTTCACCACGACGCTGGCAATGCTGGAGAGCGGCGGATATACGATAGAGGCCTTCGTGCAGTATCCGAACCTTGAGCTCCGGGACTTTCCATTCACTATGGACGCCGTTTCGGAGCACTTTTACATCGAGCAGAACGGGCGAAGCGGCACGCGCAACAGAGGAGAGGACGATTGGGTGGGGGAGTTTGCCTCCATGCGGCTACCGGCGAGCGCCAGCGAAATCGCCAATACGTCCGACACGCCGGTCGTCCTGATCATACAAGACCCGGGCGATCTGGAGGAGCTGAAGCGGGCCTGGCTGTTGCCGGAGGACTACGGCTTCTGGAACCATGTCCGGACCGTGGGCAACGACAGGGGATTCGCAGAGGGTCGGATATTCCTGCTTGTGGTGGACAGGAGGCGACCGACGACGGGCTACAGTCTCAACTCGGGGAGTATCGAGAACTATTCGGTCGGCAGCGGGTCGTGGGCCAGTGAGTACCCATACGTCGCCGCCTTTGTTTACGGGGCGCAGCCGCCAAGGTCGGGGTGGGAGGTGGAGGCGCGGGAGACATCGCCGTACTTCGTGGTCCCCATTGAACGCGGGACGTTCGGCCCCAACGGAGAGTTTGCGGTCTCCTTCTCAAGGACTCCTACGCCGTCGAGGACGTTTGCCTTACATCTGGACCGCACTACGAAGCGGGTTACGGTTGCAGACGACCTCGCGGGGGGAGAGAACACGTCGGTGGTGGAGGGCACGGATGTGATCAGGATTGCGCTGCCGGGGCTCACGGTGCCGAATCCTTAGCGCCTGGGTCCAACATCGGTGGGGGATCTGCGGGGCGTGGGCAACCGTGTGTTGGCAATGTCCGGCACCGTGTTACGGGTATTTCCGTGGGGTGGATTCGACACATGATTTGAATCTGCGTGTGTATGTGGCGACACCTTGACAGCATGCCGGTCCGCCTCTAACATTAGATATGCGCCACGGTAGCTCAGTTGGTAGAGCACGGCACTGAAAATGCCGGTGTCGTCAGTTCGATTCTGACCCGTGGCACCACTGTCTAACAGTGTGCTAGACTAAACCTGCCCGGAAGTGGCTCAGCGGTAGAGCATCTCCTTGCCAAGGAGAAGGTCGCGGGTTCAAATCCCGTCTTCCGGTCCACTGAAAACACAAAATGCCCCGATTCGTCGGGGCATTTTCTTTTCAATCGCACCGTGCAGTAAGATAATGGCCTTACATAAGCAGAAGCGGTGACCTATGCAGAAGTCCAATACTAACGCTCTGCTGCTCGCAGAATCAGAGCATTCCCGCGGCAACTCCTTTTGCCCGGAGTGCTTCGAAGGCGCCTGGCCCAGGCGGCACGAGCGGTGCGCCGGCTTGGTCCACGCGGAGTACACCGATGAGTGCTGCGAAGGGTATTGGCTGCGAGAGCTATGCGACTCCTGCCAAATTGACCAGACCATCTGGCTCGCGCGGCTCTCACTTCTCGCGCCCTGCGCGTAGCCTGCCCGCGCGCCCTGCCGGTGATACGCCGGCGGCTTTCCGGCAAGCCGCGCCCTCATTCGACCCACGAGGTGTGACCCTACGACAACCGAGATTCAAGTGCCCGCGAAGCCGAAGCTGCGCCCCGTTGACCCCAAGTGGGTCCAGCACCGGGGGCAGCCGTATCTTTTTCTACGCGACCCCCTGAAACTCTCCGAAAAGACCGTCCTGGTGCCGCAGTACCTGGTGCCCCTCCTCGCTCTCTGCGACGGGACGCGCGACCTTACGGCTCTGCGCACCTCCCTTGCCCTCCGCGCCGGCATAGAGTTGCCGCCGAGCCAGGTGAGGAAGTTCATCGCAGAGCTCGGCGCCGCGTTTGTGCTGGACAGCGACAAGTACCGTCAGGCCGCGGCGGACGCCCTATAGAGCTTCCGCGCCCAGCGGCACCGAAAGCTCTCCCACGCCGACGCAGTATATCCTTCCGACAAGCGCGCGCTGGCGGCGGCCCTGCAGCGGCACGGCACCGCACCGGCGCCTGAGCATGCAGACACGCGCAGGCTTGCGGGGGTTATCTCCCCGCACATTGACTACGAGCGCGGCGGCAAGAGCTACGCACAGATGTGGAACAGGGGCGCGGCGGCGTTGAAGGACGTTGAGCTGGCGATTATCTTCGGCACCGACCACGCGGGCGGCCCCGGCAGGCTCACGCCCACGCGACAGAACTATGCGACGCCGCTGGGGACGCTGCCGACGGACAGGGATATCGTGGACGGGCTAGCGGATGTTCTCGGCCCTTCGGAAGCCTTCGCGGAGGAACTCCACCACATTAACGAGCACTCAATCGAGCTGGCCGCGGTATGGTTCCACTACGCCGCCGGAGGCCGGACGGTCCCTGTTGTGCCCATCCTGTGCGGCTCGTTCCACCAGTTCATCACCGGCGAGGCCGGTCCGGGCCAGGACAGGGCGATCGGCGCTGCGGTGGACTACCTGAGGGAGGCCACAAAGGGGAAGAATACGATAGTCATCGCCGCCGGCGACCTCGCCCACGTGGGTCCGGCGTTCGGTGATCCCAACGCCCTCAACGCCGCGGCCAAAGCGGCGATCATGGACAAGGACTCCGCGTCCATTGAGGCGATTTGCGTCGGGGATGCCGACAGGTTCTTCGAGATCTCGCGGGCGGAGGAAGACCAGAAAAAGATATGCGGTCTCCCGCCGATCTACATGGCCCTCCGCTATCTGAACGGCGCCGCAAGAGGCGAGTCCATGGGTTACGATCAGTGCCCGGCAGACCAGCAAGCGGGGTCGATTGTGTCTATTGTGGGCGCACTGTTGTGGGGGCGGGAGCGGTAGTTGGTAGTTGGTAGTTGGTCAACAGCCAGATACAAAAAGACAGTGGCAGCGATTGATCGCCGCCCCTGTTACTTTCTGGCCAACCACTAACTACCAACTACTGCCCCCGCTTCTCCATTGGCACGTAGCTGCGTGCCTCTGGGCCCGTGTATATCTGGCGCGGGCGCGCGATCTTCTGCTCCGGGTCCGTTATCATCTCCCGCCACTGCGCCAGCCAGCCCACCGTGCGGCCGATGGCGAAGAGCACCGGGAACATTGCCGTTGGGAACCCGATCGCCTGGTAGATGATGCCTGAATAGAAGTCAACGTTCGGGTAAAGCTTGCGTTTGACGAAGTACTCGTCCTCCAGCGCGATGCGCTCCATCTCCAGCGCGATATCTATCAGCGGGTTGCGGCCGACCACCTGGAAGACCTGATCGGCTATCTGCTTGATGATCTTCGCGCGCGGGTCGTAGTTCTTGTAGACGCGGTGGCCGAAGCCCATCAACCGCTCTTCGCCGCTCTTGGCGCGCTTGATCGCCTCGGGGACCCTGTCCTTCGAGCCGATCTTCTGCAGCATCTTCACCACTTCCTCGTTCGCGCCGCCGTGAAGGGGGCCGTAGAGCGCGGCGCTCGCGGCGGCGATGGCGGAGAAGGGGTCTGCCTTGGAGCTGCCGACACTGCGCATAGCGTTCGCGCTGCAATTCTGCTCGTGGTCAGCATGCAGGATCAGAAGCACGTCCAGCGCGCGCTCTACCACCGGGTTCGGCTTGTACTCCACGTCCGCCATGGGGTGGAACAGCATATTAAGGAAGTTGCCGGGATAGGCGAGACGGTTGTCCGGATAGATGTACGGGAAACCCAGGCTGTGGCGGTAAGCAAACGCCGCAATTGTCGGCATCTTGGCGATGGCGCGATAGGTCTGCATCTCCCGGGACACCGGGTCGCCCACCAGGCGCGCGTCGGGGTAGAAGGTGGAGAGCGCCCCCACGGTGCTGAGGAAGATGCCCATCGGGTGGCCGTCGTAGCGGAACCCCTCCATGAACTTCTTGATGTTCTCATGGAGCATCGTGTGCATGGTAATGTTCCGGGTCCACTTCGCAAGCTCGGTCTTGTTCGGCAGCTCCCCGTAGATCAGCAGGTACGCCGTCTCCAGGTAAGTGGACTTCTCAGCAAGCTGCTCTATGGGGTAGCCACGATAGCGGAGGATGCCGGCGTCCCCATCGATGTACGTGATCGCGCTGCGGCAGGAGGCAGTGTTGTTGAACGCCGGGTCGTAGCTCATCAGCCCGAAATCGTCGTCCGTAACCCTGATCTGCCGTAAGTCTGTCGCCCTGATCGCCCCTTCCTGTATCGGGATTTCGTAAGTTTTTCCCGTGCGGTTATCGACAACGGTCAGGGTATTGGATGGCATCAGTGCCTCCGTGGGACGCGGGCCTTAGATTAGGGGAAGTCTAGCACTGTAGCTACGTAGCGGCAAGTACAGTATTCCTGCTGAACGGCTATGTGGCCTTTTTGCCGCCGATCTCCCTTTCAAGCCACATGGCCAGCCGGCTGTAGCTGATGGCGTCCTCAGTAGTCAAAGGCATACGTATCTTCGTATCGTGGGCCGCGCTGTTACGTAGTTGTCGCATCTTGTGGAGCAGGGAGACGGCTGTTGGGTTGACCGCCCCCGCGTCCGACAGGCGTTTGATGTTCTCGAAGGCGTCGGTCTCTTCGCCCTTTTCAACTAGCCGCAGGCGCTTCACGGCGAGATCGAGCTCGTTTTCGACGGGCGCCCACGCGAGAGGTATGGCGGC
The DNA window shown above is from SAR202 cluster bacterium and carries:
- a CDS encoding citrate synthase: MPSNTLTVVDNRTGKTYEIPIQEGAIRATDLRQIRVTDDDFGLMSYDPAFNNTASCRSAITYIDGDAGILRYRGYPIEQLAEKSTYLETAYLLIYGELPNKTELAKWTRNITMHTMLHENIKKFMEGFRYDGHPMGIFLSTVGALSTFYPDARLVGDPVSREMQTYRAIAKMPTIAAFAYRHSLGFPYIYPDNRLAYPGNFLNMLFHPMADVEYKPNPVVERALDVLLILHADHEQNCSANAMRSVGSSKADPFSAIAAASAALYGPLHGGANEEVVKMLQKIGSKDRVPEAIKRAKSGEERLMGFGHRVYKNYDPRAKIIKQIADQVFQVVGRNPLIDIALEMERIALEDEYFVKRKLYPNVDFYSGIIYQAIGFPTAMFPVLFAIGRTVGWLAQWREMITDPEQKIARPRQIYTGPEARSYVPMEKRGQ
- a CDS encoding thioredoxin-dependent thiol peroxidase, translating into MAMPNVGAKAPDFSVLQTDGKKVALSEFKGKKVVLYFYPKDDTSGCTKEACSFRDSDAELRRAGAVVLGVSADDVDSHQKFTQKFNLNFPLLADTDKSIINAYGVWGDKVNANTGAVSQGIRRITYLIDEGGKVQKVWPIVTPDGHVAEVLNAIKHGPYPRVGAGKHTYEWVENFLQQPDSESARKGWSHHGIVVSETSDIITYHQEDGNVMRFDRNGVFKSSWQGWFADAHGMTIVKEGDAEALWIADNGRKRMSKSGYEYPAVQAQVIGQAVKTTLDGQSLLKLPTPPLPAYEKGNYMPTWVAVNEERLGGNGDVWVADGYGQSMVHRFSKDGKYLSTITGEEGSAGKFNTPHSICIDRRKGYPELYIADRSNGRVQVYGLDGKFRRVFGKEFMTSPSGIVTHGQTMVIAELKARITLVDINDNFVCYIGANESVATADGWPNNKDEHGHPVRSRLLQPGKFNSPHGIAVDKNGNILVAEWLIGGRFIRLEKATI
- the amrB gene encoding AmmeMemoRadiSam system protein B — encoded protein: MWNRGAAALKDVELAIIFGTDHAGGPGRLTPTRQNYATPLGTLPTDRDIVDGLADVLGPSEAFAEELHHINEHSIELAAVWFHYAAGGRTVPVVPILCGSFHQFITGEAGPGQDRAIGAAVDYLREATKGKNTIVIAAGDLAHVGPAFGDPNALNAAAKAAIMDKDSASIEAICVGDADRFFEISRAEEDQKKICGLPPIYMALRYLNGAARGESMGYDQCPADQQAGSIVSIVGALLWGRER